In a single window of the Litorilituus sediminis genome:
- a CDS encoding LysR substrate-binding domain-containing protein yields MYSSPITLEALLVLDAIDSRGSFAAAAEQLNKVPSALSYIVQKLEEQLGVTLFVRQGRRSVLTPAGRHLLVEGRKLLGAVSKVTAQTQTISHGWEPSIRLAVDSIFDVQSLFVPIAQFLTEHPNIEIDFTEEVMNGSWEALIEDKVDLLIGAPAPIPAQQGIRTQPLSVLEQVFVAAKDHELSFFNRPVTKADIQQYRTVITHDSTKRGIPWSSNIIEQSQHFFVSSVEHKIHAVLAGIGVGFLPKNRVQCYLDSGELVALDYQHTSEASDLFMAWKTVNKGKGLARLREILQQHFL; encoded by the coding sequence TTGATAGTCGGGGTAGCTTTGCTGCAGCAGCAGAGCAACTAAATAAAGTGCCTTCTGCGCTATCCTATATAGTGCAAAAGTTGGAAGAGCAATTAGGGGTTACCTTGTTTGTCAGACAAGGTCGCCGTTCTGTGTTGACGCCTGCGGGCAGGCATCTACTTGTTGAGGGACGTAAATTACTTGGCGCGGTCAGTAAAGTGACTGCGCAAACACAAACAATCTCTCACGGCTGGGAGCCGAGCATTCGACTCGCGGTGGATTCCATCTTTGATGTGCAATCACTTTTTGTTCCTATTGCGCAGTTTTTAACAGAACACCCTAATATTGAAATTGATTTTACCGAAGAAGTCATGAATGGCTCTTGGGAGGCGCTGATAGAAGATAAGGTTGACTTACTTATTGGTGCTCCTGCGCCAATACCTGCGCAACAAGGTATAAGAACACAGCCTTTATCAGTACTTGAACAAGTGTTTGTTGCGGCAAAAGATCATGAGTTGAGCTTTTTTAATAGACCTGTGACTAAAGCTGATATACAGCAATATCGAACCGTGATCACGCATGACTCAACCAAGCGCGGCATTCCTTGGTCGAGTAACATTATTGAGCAGAGCCAGCACTTTTTTGTCAGCTCTGTTGAACATAAAATTCATGCTGTATTAGCGGGAATTGGTGTGGGTTTTTTACCTAAAAATAGAGTTCAGTGTTATTTAGACTCAGGCGAGTTAGTTGCTTTAGATTATCAGCACACCAGCGAAGCGAGTGATTTATTTATGGCTTGGAAAACGGTGAATAAAGGCAAAGGATTAGCGCGCTTAAGAGAAATATTGCAGCAACACTTTCTCTAA
- the ribA gene encoding GTP cyclohydrolase II, producing MAEVRTRISLKVGSQSHIPAEMVSFHGLNSDKEHVAIIFGQADQIQAVPLVRLHSECLTGDVFHSSRCDCGEQLDEAINQMAEQGGIILYLRQEGRGIGLYNKIDAYKLQSEGMNTYQANNHLGFGDDLRDFTEAGQMLEALSISRIKLMTNNPKKVKALSDYGLTVEKEVNTSTHIKDGNEDYLKAKVDNAGHKLKFD from the coding sequence ATGGCTGAAGTACGTACAAGAATTTCTTTAAAAGTTGGTTCACAAAGCCACATTCCAGCAGAAATGGTGTCATTTCATGGCCTTAACTCTGACAAAGAGCATGTCGCCATTATTTTTGGGCAAGCAGATCAAATTCAAGCTGTGCCACTGGTAAGGTTACATTCTGAGTGTTTAACAGGGGATGTTTTTCATTCATCTCGTTGTGACTGTGGTGAACAGCTTGATGAAGCCATTAATCAAATGGCAGAGCAGGGCGGTATTATTTTATATCTTCGCCAAGAAGGCCGAGGCATAGGTTTGTACAATAAAATTGATGCTTATAAATTGCAATCTGAAGGCATGAATACCTACCAAGCCAATAATCACTTAGGTTTTGGTGATGACTTGCGTGATTTTACTGAAGCTGGGCAAATGTTAGAGGCGTTATCCATTTCTCGTATTAAGTTGATGACCAATAATCCTAAAAAAGTCAAAGCACTATCAGACTATGGTTTAACGGTAGAAAAAGAAGTGAATACCTCAACGCATATCAAAGACGGTAACGAAGACTACTTAAAAGCTAAAGTGGACAATGCTGGTCATAAGTTGAAGTTTGATTAA
- a CDS encoding substrate-binding periplasmic protein, translating to MHILKLSLLVLLLMPIKTYALTKINYMVIQDQAQPFQNHQNKKHHNGIITDIVKEIFPASDYDLTIHTLPFNRMIKTLEQGKLENWITFGSPNWPGVQSLNLSQLPVFNVQHSLLTAKQHEFDIKSAQDLFGKTVILLHGFDYPGLEEHISNKDINAIKVKSYSSAFKVVNRLKDKAGFVEMTVRINYNLKEQKLAPDDYNLLNFSSVIADYNLHLAMAPDMDAKIENHINEQLKKMQSSGKLKEIIDAY from the coding sequence ATGCATATTCTCAAACTCTCCTTATTGGTACTGCTGCTAATGCCAATAAAGACTTATGCACTAACAAAAATTAATTACATGGTCATTCAAGACCAAGCGCAGCCTTTTCAAAACCATCAAAATAAAAAGCACCATAACGGCATTATTACCGACATAGTGAAAGAGATTTTTCCTGCGTCTGACTATGACTTAACCATACATACACTGCCATTTAACCGCATGATTAAAACACTGGAACAAGGAAAATTGGAGAATTGGATTACTTTTGGCTCACCAAATTGGCCGGGAGTTCAATCGCTAAATTTATCTCAGCTACCCGTATTTAATGTGCAACATTCGTTATTAACGGCAAAACAGCATGAATTTGACATCAAGTCTGCGCAAGATCTTTTTGGCAAAACCGTGATATTACTACATGGTTTTGATTATCCTGGTTTAGAAGAGCATATTAGCAATAAAGACATCAACGCGATCAAGGTGAAGTCCTATAGTTCGGCCTTTAAAGTAGTCAACAGACTAAAAGATAAAGCAGGCTTTGTAGAAATGACAGTACGTATTAATTACAACCTAAAGGAGCAAAAGCTAGCACCTGATGATTATAACTTGCTTAATTTTTCCAGCGTTATTGCTGACTACAATTTACATTTAGCCATGGCACCCGATATGGATGCCAAGATAGAAAATCATATCAACGAACAGCTCAAAAAAATGCAAAGCTCAGGTAAGTTAAAGGAGATTATAGACGCTTACTAA
- a CDS encoding response regulator, with the protein MKFKNSIAKRLLIWIMLCSSLLTLIITLVHLFVDYNRDMSVLDERLLQIEASYLPAIANALWVEDDEQISVQLSGIKNLPDIALVQLIRDGQVVNNLGVDETEYSRVGRWPVSFEYEGETTTLGELYVVSDLYPVYRHLADKVLLTLITQGAKTFIVSFVILFIVYLLVGRHLTYLAKSMATSAIKEHKDIALEGRDKVVDDELNYLVNSYNGMWQMLAKSFHKLEEEKEKAEQANQLKSEFLANMSHEVKTPMNGVYGMTQLLLRTPLDKKQYEFARVIQKSANHMLDLLNSILDFSKIEAGRLEKDEHHFDIVELVDDVMLLFKPVAEESGLELNLVFERKLEHYVIGDAAKIKQVLINLINNAIKFTPEGRVSLKVDVDDVQSDHCQIQFSVIDTGVGIAEDKLETIFDKFTQAENSTTRVYGGTGLGLTICHRLVDFMGGKLSVASHTGVGSSFYFSLTLQNSHIKTGFSAEDMATLFNKRVLVVDDQSFNGKLLFELLSSWQMSVVVINDPIYAIDDIISSDQQGNSYDLVIVDKNMPLLNGFELYSQLKEIALASQPKVIMVSASANETDNWQCLELGIDAFLELPAPPEVIQRTLLKVIAASGEQALPDNVVYLDGQLEGQVLDILVVDDSKINLKVCVNMLSAIKANVSTANDGKEAVELWQEHKYHLILMDCHMPVMDGATATRAIRRLEKGTDQHTIIIAITASDMNLEKQHCVDAGMDGFIAKPYDPDDLYNEINACLSHSTGVWPIKHS; encoded by the coding sequence ATGAAGTTTAAAAATTCTATAGCTAAGCGCTTACTGATCTGGATAATGCTGTGTAGCTCATTATTAACGCTCATTATTACCTTGGTTCACTTATTTGTGGATTACAATCGTGACATGTCTGTATTGGATGAAAGATTACTTCAAATAGAGGCAAGTTATTTACCCGCCATCGCCAATGCATTATGGGTTGAGGATGATGAGCAAATTAGCGTTCAGCTTAGCGGAATCAAAAACCTCCCAGATATAGCCTTAGTGCAGTTAATTCGAGATGGGCAAGTTGTTAACAACCTTGGTGTAGACGAGACTGAATATTCACGTGTTGGCCGTTGGCCGGTAAGTTTTGAGTATGAAGGTGAAACAACTACATTAGGAGAACTATATGTGGTTAGTGACTTGTATCCTGTTTATCGACATTTGGCCGATAAGGTACTGCTCACGCTAATCACGCAAGGCGCGAAAACTTTTATCGTTTCATTTGTTATTTTATTTATTGTTTACCTACTTGTTGGTCGTCATCTAACCTATTTGGCAAAGTCTATGGCGACTAGCGCAATCAAAGAGCACAAAGATATCGCCCTAGAAGGTAGGGATAAAGTTGTTGATGATGAGTTAAACTATCTGGTTAATTCCTACAATGGCATGTGGCAAATGTTAGCAAAATCTTTTCACAAACTTGAAGAAGAAAAAGAAAAAGCTGAGCAAGCCAATCAACTTAAAAGTGAGTTTTTAGCCAATATGAGTCATGAGGTAAAAACACCGATGAATGGTGTGTATGGTATGACGCAGCTACTGTTAAGAACCCCACTTGATAAAAAACAATATGAATTTGCCCGAGTAATTCAAAAAAGTGCCAATCACATGCTGGACTTGCTTAATAGTATTTTAGATTTTTCTAAAATTGAAGCGGGTCGGCTAGAAAAAGATGAGCATCACTTTGATATTGTTGAACTTGTCGACGATGTTATGTTGTTATTTAAACCGGTTGCAGAGGAGAGTGGTCTTGAGCTTAATTTAGTTTTCGAAAGAAAACTTGAACATTATGTTATCGGGGATGCGGCAAAAATAAAGCAGGTATTGATCAATTTAATTAATAATGCCATTAAATTTACACCGGAAGGTAGAGTGAGCCTTAAGGTTGATGTCGATGATGTGCAATCGGATCACTGTCAAATACAGTTTTCGGTAATTGACACTGGTGTTGGCATAGCAGAAGATAAGTTAGAGACTATTTTTGATAAGTTTACCCAAGCGGAAAATTCAACCACTCGAGTATATGGGGGCACAGGTTTAGGGCTAACAATTTGTCATCGCTTGGTTGACTTTATGGGGGGGAAATTGTCGGTTGCTAGCCATACAGGTGTTGGCAGTAGCTTCTATTTTTCGCTGACCTTACAAAACTCCCATATTAAAACAGGATTCTCTGCTGAAGATATGGCGACACTTTTCAATAAACGGGTTCTGGTGGTTGATGATCAATCTTTTAATGGCAAGTTATTGTTTGAGCTTCTTAGTTCTTGGCAAATGTCGGTAGTTGTTATCAATGATCCTATTTATGCCATCGATGATATTATTTCATCTGATCAGCAAGGAAATAGCTATGACTTAGTCATTGTTGACAAAAATATGCCTTTACTGAATGGTTTTGAGTTATATAGCCAGCTAAAAGAAATTGCTTTGGCTAGCCAACCGAAAGTTATTATGGTCTCTGCTAGCGCCAATGAAACTGATAACTGGCAATGCTTAGAGTTGGGTATTGACGCCTTTTTGGAGCTTCCTGCTCCACCTGAAGTTATTCAAAGAACATTGTTAAAAGTGATAGCTGCGAGTGGCGAGCAAGCCTTACCTGATAATGTGGTTTACCTCGATGGCCAGCTAGAGGGCCAGGTGCTTGATATTTTAGTCGTTGATGACTCTAAGATAAACCTTAAGGTTTGCGTAAATATGCTATCTGCTATTAAAGCGAATGTCAGCACTGCCAATGACGGTAAAGAAGCGGTAGAGTTATGGCAAGAGCATAAGTACCACCTTATTCTTATGGATTGTCATATGCCAGTAATGGACGGTGCAACGGCAACAAGAGCAATAAGACGTTTAGAGAAAGGTACAGATCAGCACACCATCATTATTGCTATTACCGCAAGCGATATGAATCTAGAGAAGCAACACTGCGTTGATGCAGGAATGGATGGCTTTATTGCCAAACCTTATGATCCTGATGACTTATATAATGAAATTAATGCTTGTTTATCTCATAGCACAGGGGTTTGGCCTATTAAACACAGCTAG
- a CDS encoding AraC family transcriptional regulator translates to MNNLVNNLMKLAKEEGYNNTYLPGVGIYKASSSTARVPLCYSQGIIIIIQGQKRIHFNQHSYDYNPENYLTLTLPLPAECETIVQDGKPLLALAIDLNLTILSELVRVLDEHGKGRHIDNIAESKGLFVSQCTEAFSCVVSRLADCLTSKLQCDIIGQGLLREIFFHVLSGPQASPLFALVSHNTHLSRMERVLKHLHNNFTGHLDVDQLAAMANMSSSSFHRNFKQITASSPIQYVKKIRLSRARELLQDHGLKVKQAAAQVGYESPTQFSREFSRYFGLSPSDCAKA, encoded by the coding sequence ATGAATAACCTAGTTAATAATTTAATGAAGCTTGCCAAGGAAGAAGGCTACAACAACACCTATTTACCCGGTGTTGGTATATATAAAGCCAGTAGCTCAACAGCGCGAGTGCCCTTATGTTACAGCCAAGGCATTATCATCATTATTCAGGGGCAAAAGCGTATACACTTTAATCAACACAGCTATGATTATAACCCTGAGAATTACCTGACCCTGACGCTACCGCTTCCGGCAGAGTGTGAAACCATAGTACAAGACGGCAAGCCATTATTGGCACTTGCCATAGATTTAAACTTAACCATATTAAGTGAGTTAGTGCGGGTACTCGATGAGCATGGTAAAGGAAGACACATAGACAATATTGCCGAAAGCAAAGGTTTATTTGTTAGCCAATGTACAGAAGCGTTTTCATGTGTGGTTTCACGCCTTGCAGATTGCCTAACCTCTAAACTACAGTGCGATATTATTGGTCAAGGCTTGCTGCGAGAAATCTTCTTTCACGTATTAAGCGGGCCGCAAGCATCGCCACTGTTCGCTTTAGTATCGCACAATACCCATTTATCGCGCATGGAAAGAGTATTAAAACACCTACATAATAATTTTACTGGTCATTTAGATGTTGACCAACTTGCTGCTATGGCCAATATGAGTAGCTCAAGCTTTCACCGTAACTTCAAACAAATTACCGCATCATCACCGATACAGTATGTGAAAAAAATTCGCTTAAGTAGAGCTAGGGAGTTGCTGCAAGATCATGGCCTTAAAGTAAAACAAGCAGCGGCTCAAGTTGGTTATGAAAGCCCCACTCAATTTAGTCGTGAATTTAGCCGCTACTTTGGCTTAAGCCCGAGTGACTGTGCAAAAGCCTAG
- a CDS encoding iron-containing alcohol dehydrogenase — MENFDYYNPTQIVFGQDRLNELDNLIAKDAKVLVLYGGGSVKRFGTLDKIKASLGEREVLEFAGIEANPEFDTLMKAVKLVQAENVDFLLAVGGGSVMDGTKFVALAAKQQADHEKILFNGFASVPSASAIPLGCVVTLPATGSEMNTFGVITYNAQKYPFTSALVYPKFSFLDPDLTLTLPKEQIANGVADAFIHVIEQYLTQPQNAKVQDRFSEGLLKTLIEDGPVTYQDNTDIAARKNFMWSATSALNGLIGVGVMQDWSTHMIGHEMTAMFGIAHGRTLAIVLPSLLRERKTHKRAKLLQYAERVWDITDGSDDEKIDAAIDKTERFFNSLGIVTQLSHYNIDDNDIDTLVANMEKMGLTQLSETGDLTLDIVKRILHAAK; from the coding sequence ATGGAAAACTTTGATTATTATAATCCAACACAAATTGTATTTGGTCAGGATAGATTAAATGAATTAGATAATTTAATAGCTAAGGATGCCAAAGTCTTGGTGTTATATGGTGGCGGTAGCGTTAAACGTTTCGGTACCTTAGACAAAATTAAAGCCAGTTTAGGTGAGCGTGAAGTACTAGAGTTTGCCGGTATTGAGGCTAATCCAGAATTTGACACGTTAATGAAGGCTGTAAAACTGGTTCAAGCTGAAAATGTTGATTTTCTGCTGGCTGTTGGTGGTGGCTCTGTGATGGATGGCACTAAGTTTGTTGCCTTAGCTGCCAAGCAACAAGCTGATCATGAAAAAATATTGTTCAATGGTTTTGCCAGTGTGCCGTCAGCAAGTGCTATTCCATTAGGTTGTGTGGTTACCTTGCCTGCTACTGGCTCTGAAATGAACACCTTTGGCGTAATTACTTACAATGCGCAAAAATACCCGTTTACCTCAGCACTTGTTTATCCGAAGTTTTCATTTTTAGATCCGGACTTAACCTTAACTTTACCGAAAGAGCAAATTGCTAATGGTGTTGCCGATGCCTTTATTCACGTTATTGAGCAGTACTTAACTCAGCCACAAAACGCTAAGGTGCAAGATAGGTTTTCAGAAGGATTGCTAAAAACTTTAATTGAAGATGGTCCTGTGACTTATCAAGACAATACTGATATTGCTGCCCGTAAAAACTTTATGTGGTCTGCCACATCAGCACTTAATGGCTTAATTGGTGTCGGTGTTATGCAAGATTGGTCTACGCATATGATAGGTCATGAAATGACGGCTATGTTTGGCATTGCTCATGGTCGTACTTTAGCCATAGTGCTACCAAGTTTATTGCGAGAGCGAAAAACTCATAAACGTGCCAAGTTGCTGCAATATGCTGAGCGAGTTTGGGATATTACTGACGGTAGTGATGATGAAAAAATTGATGCTGCTATTGATAAAACCGAGAGATTTTTCAACTCACTTGGTATTGTTACCCAGCTAAGTCATTACAATATTGATGATAACGATATTGATACTTTAGTGGCTAATATGGAAAAAATGGGCTTAACCCAGTTATCTGAAACGGGTGATTTAACGCTAGATATCGTTAAACGTATTTTACATGCGGCAAAATAA
- a CDS encoding metalloregulator ArsR/SmtB family transcription factor has product MTNALKTRVLFLCTGNSARSQMAEAILKYRASDKYDVYSAGTHPEQVDKRAIAALQKMAITTQDLAAKDLSIFAGQKFDYVITLCDKANSECRSYPGARQQLAWDFIDPKSRQSSTAFDDSLQEINNRISMFLLVDNCDAADFKQATSSEFALTPTDFYKTLTDDIRLKSLMLTHYHGELCVCELMVALEQESQPKVSRNLAVLKKAQILTDRKHGQWVFYRINPDLPLWAKTVIAQTTEHNVPLIMSALQRLKTMNNRPDKASFCQ; this is encoded by the coding sequence ATGACCAATGCTTTGAAAACTCGAGTGCTCTTTTTATGTACGGGTAATTCGGCTCGCTCGCAAATGGCAGAAGCCATTTTAAAATATAGAGCCAGTGATAAATACGATGTTTATAGTGCAGGCACTCACCCTGAGCAGGTAGATAAACGCGCGATAGCTGCATTGCAGAAAATGGCTATTACTACGCAAGATTTAGCCGCAAAAGACTTAAGCATTTTTGCTGGTCAGAAGTTTGATTATGTTATTACTCTTTGTGATAAGGCCAATAGTGAATGTCGAAGCTATCCGGGAGCTAGGCAACAACTTGCGTGGGATTTTATCGACCCTAAGTCGCGTCAATCTAGTACGGCTTTTGATGATAGCTTACAAGAAATTAATAACAGAATATCGATGTTTTTGTTGGTTGATAACTGCGACGCGGCTGATTTTAAACAGGCAACTTCCTCTGAGTTTGCTTTAACGCCAACCGACTTTTATAAAACCCTTACCGATGATATTCGTCTTAAATCGTTAATGTTAACCCATTACCATGGTGAGTTATGTGTTTGTGAGTTGATGGTGGCCCTTGAGCAAGAGAGCCAGCCTAAAGTCTCGCGCAATTTGGCGGTATTGAAAAAAGCGCAAATCTTAACGGATAGAAAACACGGTCAGTGGGTGTTTTATCGCATTAACCCTGATTTGCCATTATGGGCAAAGACTGTGATAGCACAAACCACTGAGCATAATGTGCCCTTGATAATGTCAGCGTTGCAAAGATTAAAAACAATGAATAATCGCCCTGATAAAGCAAGTTTTTGTCAGTAG
- the arsB gene encoding ACR3 family arsenite efflux transporter, which produces MGIFERYLSLWVALCILAGVLLGLWSPETFQLIAGLEIAHVNVIVALFIWLMIYPMMVQIDFSSIKDVGKNPKGLVLTVVVNWLIKPFTMAALGWLFFNYFFADFVDPESAQEYIAGMILLGVAPCTAMVFVWSQLTKGDANYTLVQVSVNDVIMIFAFAPISAFLLGVSDIQVPWQTLFLSVVLYVLIPLIAGAITRKKLNNNQAVLDGFLAKLKPWSVIGLLATVVLLFGFQAETIISQPETIGLIAIPLLIQTYGIFLIAYLAAKWLKLPHNIAAPACLIGTSNFFELAVAVAISLFGLHSGAALATVVGVLVEVPVMLSLVTMVNRSKHWFEHK; this is translated from the coding sequence ATGGGAATTTTTGAGCGTTATTTATCACTTTGGGTGGCACTTTGTATTTTGGCAGGTGTGCTCTTGGGTTTATGGAGCCCAGAAACTTTTCAACTGATTGCTGGCCTTGAAATCGCCCATGTTAATGTGATTGTCGCGCTATTTATTTGGTTAATGATATATCCCATGATGGTGCAAATTGACTTTTCTTCCATTAAAGATGTTGGCAAAAACCCTAAGGGTTTAGTGCTAACTGTGGTGGTGAACTGGTTAATTAAACCATTTACTATGGCAGCTCTTGGTTGGCTATTTTTTAATTACTTTTTTGCTGATTTTGTTGATCCTGAGTCGGCACAAGAATACATCGCAGGTATGATTTTATTGGGCGTTGCCCCTTGTACTGCTATGGTATTTGTTTGGTCGCAATTAACCAAAGGTGATGCTAACTACACCTTAGTGCAAGTGTCAGTGAATGATGTCATTATGATATTTGCTTTCGCGCCAATTTCAGCATTTTTACTGGGTGTTAGCGATATTCAAGTACCTTGGCAGACGCTATTTTTATCGGTAGTACTTTATGTCTTGATACCTTTGATTGCAGGCGCTATCACACGTAAAAAGCTTAATAACAATCAAGCCGTACTTGATGGCTTTTTGGCAAAACTAAAGCCTTGGTCAGTGATAGGTTTATTAGCAACAGTAGTGCTTTTATTTGGCTTTCAAGCTGAAACAATTATTTCACAGCCAGAAACTATTGGTTTAATTGCTATTCCGCTACTTATTCAAACCTATGGCATTTTCTTAATTGCTTATTTAGCTGCTAAATGGCTAAAACTCCCGCATAACATTGCCGCACCTGCTTGCTTAATTGGTACATCAAACTTCTTTGAGCTAGCGGTTGCTGTGGCTATATCACTGTTTGGCTTACATTCAGGGGCTGCGCTTGCCACTGTAGTGGGTGTATTGGTGGAAGTACCAGTGATGCTATCGTTAGTGACTATGGTGAATCGAAGTAAGCATTGGTTTGAGCATAAATAG
- a CDS encoding ArsJ-associated glyceraldehyde-3-phosphate dehydrogenase has protein sequence MTIKIGINGFGRMGRLTMRAMYDWQDIEIVHINDPAGNAETLAHLMTFDSVHGRWHHDANHQGDSMLINGKAITCSQNTAIDDTDWSACDVVIEASGKIKTKALLQAYLKQGVKRVVVTAPVKEEGVLNIVMGVNEHLYDKAQYPIVTAASCTTNCLAPVVKVIHEKLGIKHGSMTTIHDITNTQTILDAPHKDLRRARACGMSLIPTTTGSATAITHIFPELQGKLNGHAIRVPLANASITDCVFEVEKATTSEQVNAFLKEASENELKDILGFEEKPLVSIDYKTDPRSSIIDALSTMVVNGTQVKLYVWYDNEWGYANRTAELARLVGLSDKE, from the coding sequence ATGACAATTAAAATTGGTATTAATGGTTTTGGTCGCATGGGGCGTTTAACCATGCGTGCTATGTACGATTGGCAGGATATTGAGATTGTTCATATCAATGATCCAGCGGGCAATGCTGAAACATTAGCGCATTTAATGACCTTTGATTCAGTACACGGTCGTTGGCACCATGATGCCAATCACCAAGGCGATAGTATGCTAATTAATGGCAAAGCCATTACTTGCTCACAAAATACCGCGATTGATGATACTGATTGGTCAGCATGTGATGTAGTGATTGAAGCATCAGGAAAAATTAAAACCAAAGCCTTGCTGCAAGCCTACCTTAAGCAGGGGGTTAAGCGTGTTGTAGTGACTGCGCCAGTAAAAGAAGAGGGCGTGCTTAATATTGTGATGGGTGTTAATGAGCATCTTTATGATAAAGCTCAATATCCAATAGTTACTGCGGCTTCTTGTACGACAAACTGTTTAGCGCCTGTGGTAAAAGTTATTCATGAAAAGCTAGGCATTAAGCATGGCTCAATGACAACCATTCACGATATTACCAATACGCAAACCATTTTAGATGCACCTCACAAAGATTTACGTAGAGCGCGCGCTTGTGGTATGAGTTTAATTCCAACAACAACAGGCTCAGCAACGGCAATTACCCATATTTTCCCTGAGCTGCAAGGTAAGTTAAATGGCCATGCTATTCGTGTGCCGCTAGCTAATGCCTCAATTACCGATTGTGTGTTTGAAGTTGAAAAGGCTACGACAAGTGAACAAGTGAACGCCTTTTTGAAAGAAGCGTCAGAAAATGAGTTAAAGGATATTCTTGGTTTTGAAGAAAAACCACTCGTATCAATTGATTATAAAACTGATCCGCGCTCAAGTATTATTGATGCCTTATCAACCATGGTAGTTAATGGTACGCAAGTAAAACTTTATGTTTGGTACGACAACGAGTGGGGCTACGCTAATCGTACTGCTGAACTTGCTCGTTTAGTTGGCTTATCTGATAAGGAATAA
- the arsJ gene encoding organoarsenical effux MFS transporter ArsJ, whose protein sequence is MGLLSLKQLSPQVKQYLIITGNYWAFTLTDGALRMLVVLYFHQLGYSPLNIAMLFLFYEFFGVVTNLVGGWLGARLGLNKTMNIGLAMQIVALGMLAAPSDYLTVAYVMAAQALSGIAKDLNKMSAKSSIKLLVKEGAEGKLYQWVAILTGSKNTLKGVGFFLGGLLLTLFEFTGAVTLMAACLLAVWLFSLMTLKAELGKAKNKAKFTDIFSKSAAINYLSAARMFLFGARDVWFVVALPVFLAAQFNWHHWWVGTFMACWVIGYGVVQSFAPYVTGKKQGKVPSGPAAMRWACYLLLIPAGIAISLQLNFYVQISLIVGLLIFGAVFAVNSSLHSYLIVSYAGRDGVSLDVGFYYMANAMGRLIGTVLSGFLYQQYGLATCLWVSCAFIALAAALSIKLPQQNG, encoded by the coding sequence GTGGGGCTTTTGTCATTAAAACAGCTATCACCGCAGGTGAAGCAATATTTAATTATTACCGGAAATTACTGGGCGTTTACCTTAACTGATGGCGCACTGCGTATGTTGGTGGTGTTATATTTCCATCAACTCGGATATAGCCCGTTAAATATTGCCATGCTGTTTTTATTTTATGAATTTTTTGGCGTGGTAACCAACTTAGTTGGTGGTTGGTTAGGTGCTAGGTTAGGGCTTAATAAAACCATGAATATTGGTTTAGCCATGCAAATTGTTGCCTTAGGTATGCTAGCAGCGCCGAGTGATTACCTCACGGTTGCTTATGTTATGGCGGCGCAAGCCTTGTCAGGTATCGCTAAAGATTTAAATAAAATGAGTGCCAAAAGTTCCATCAAATTATTAGTAAAAGAAGGGGCTGAAGGTAAGTTATATCAATGGGTGGCAATTTTAACTGGCTCTAAAAATACCTTAAAAGGTGTTGGTTTCTTTTTAGGTGGCTTGTTACTGACGCTATTTGAATTTACTGGTGCTGTTACCTTGATGGCAGCATGTTTATTAGCAGTGTGGTTATTTAGTTTAATGACCTTAAAGGCTGAGTTAGGTAAGGCAAAAAACAAAGCAAAATTCACTGATATTTTCTCAAAAAGTGCCGCGATAAATTATCTTTCTGCAGCACGTATGTTTCTCTTTGGCGCGCGTGATGTTTGGTTTGTGGTCGCGCTACCTGTTTTTCTTGCCGCGCAATTTAATTGGCATCACTGGTGGGTTGGCACCTTTATGGCTTGTTGGGTGATTGGCTATGGTGTTGTGCAATCATTTGCGCCTTATGTTACTGGCAAAAAACAAGGTAAAGTGCCTTCAGGGCCGGCGGCAATGCGCTGGGCATGTTACTTATTGCTTATTCCTGCGGGCATAGCCATTTCGCTACAGCTTAATTTTTATGTGCAAATAAGTTTAATTGTAGGCTTATTAATTTTTGGTGCGGTGTTTGCGGTGAATTCATCACTGCATAGTTACCTTATTGTTAGTTATGCAGGTCGTGATGGCGTCTCGCTTGATGTCGGCTTTTATTATATGGCTAATGCCATGGGGCGCTTAATAGGTACGGTACTTTCTGGCTTTTTGTATCAGCAATATGGTTTAGCAACGTGCTTGTGGGTTAGTTGTGCTTTTATTGCCTTAGCTGCTGCTCTTTCAATCAAGTTACCGCAGCAAAACGGTTAG